One genomic segment of Luteimonas galliterrae includes these proteins:
- a CDS encoding DUF937 domain-containing protein, which yields MNAQPSLTQDLASQLQGAPLQQIAQQLGIDSSQANAAVGAALPLLMGALGRNASQPQGAEALFGALQRDHNGLDLGSVLGSVLGGGGQGQQILGHVLGDREPRAQQALGQATGLGGDKVNMLLRWLAPIVMAYLAKRMFENRQGAATAGNGDASPQVLGQILGRERQQIGQQAGGAGGSVLGAVLDKDGDGDVDLSDLMKVGQSVLGGLPRA from the coding sequence ATGAACGCACAACCTTCCCTCACCCAGGATCTCGCCTCGCAATTGCAAGGAGCCCCGCTGCAGCAGATCGCGCAGCAGTTGGGCATCGATTCGTCGCAAGCCAACGCTGCCGTCGGCGCCGCGCTGCCGCTGCTGATGGGCGCGCTGGGCCGCAACGCCAGCCAGCCGCAAGGCGCCGAGGCCCTGTTCGGCGCGCTGCAGCGCGATCACAACGGTTTGGACCTCGGGAGCGTGCTCGGTTCGGTGCTCGGCGGCGGCGGCCAGGGCCAGCAGATCCTCGGCCACGTATTGGGCGATCGCGAACCGCGTGCGCAACAGGCCTTGGGCCAGGCTACCGGCCTGGGCGGCGACAAGGTCAACATGCTGCTGCGATGGCTGGCGCCGATCGTCATGGCCTATCTGGCCAAGCGCATGTTCGAAAACCGTCAGGGCGCTGCGACCGCGGGCAACGGCGACGCTTCGCCGCAAGTGCTGGGCCAGATCCTCGGTCGGGAACGGCAACAGATCGGCCAACAAGCCGGCGGCGCGGGCGGCAGCGTGTTGGGTGCCGTACTCGACAAGGATGGCGATGGCGACGTCGACCTGTCGGACCTGATGAAGGTCGGCCAATCGGTCCTCGGCGGCCTCCCACGCGCGTAA
- a CDS encoding TonB-dependent receptor encodes MKASTLRRNLLTLAVLSVLVPLPLSVLAQDAPTAPTDNADQDEPKTLGTITVTAQKREEQLQDVPITVTTLSQQQLQDTGVRDVKDMSMLVPGLTVTSTQSEAQTVARIRGIGTVGDNAGLESSVGVVIDGVYRPRNGVGFGDLGEIERIEVLKGPQGTVFGKNTSAGVINVITRRPNYETSVEAELTAGNYGALGVSGAFNSPLGEKAAFRVYATQRERDGFIDVHTGAGPRREKDDFDQNYHSLRGQLLIEPNDDLDINFIADFTSREENCCTGVTTTRGRTGDIINALSPDEGVAPVADPYARQAWSNRSTEQDIKDKGLSAEVNWNTPWFDGATLTSITAWRDWGSINGLDFDFSSADLLYRDAKKDESFTGFETFTQEFRLTGATEKVDWMFGAFYSDEDLERNETYRIGSAYEPYLSIALLSLINPALGGSPTAPLFLSDVTGVAPGTVFAGFGANDKYKQNAKSFALFTNNTWHATEGLDLTLGLRYTTEDKELDSRYSNPNGSPGCRSYFGPNGQISPEAIGRLATALTTRGVPFANLPPAQQQALISRIVGFSCLPWANIAHDGRATHQEREEKEWSGTLKAAYRWNDQVMAYGSVARGYKAGGFNLDRVQSNNGLSIGTDGLIPVNDTSFPGEFVDSYELGTKTTWLGGNLLLNGSLFYQKYEDFQLNSFLGTSFVVRSIPEVISKGVDTELLWQANKGLLLQGGLMYADTRYGDEAPTADFVAPAGNLYKLPGSQVSFAPYWSATAAVTYEWEFANSLMARFNLGAKYMSDYNTGSDLDPEKMQDAYTIVNARVGFGASNKRWMVELWALNLTDEEYAQVGFDAPLQNVSPAPGNPFNSYNAFLGAPRTYGMTFRFSY; translated from the coding sequence ATGAAGGCATCGACTCTGCGGCGCAATTTGCTGACGCTCGCGGTCCTTTCCGTGCTCGTCCCGTTGCCGTTATCGGTACTCGCGCAGGACGCCCCAACGGCGCCTACGGACAACGCCGACCAGGACGAGCCCAAGACGCTGGGCACGATCACGGTCACCGCGCAGAAGCGCGAAGAGCAGTTGCAGGACGTGCCGATCACCGTCACCACGCTGTCGCAGCAGCAACTGCAGGACACCGGCGTGCGCGACGTCAAGGATATGTCCATGCTGGTGCCCGGCCTGACCGTGACCAGCACCCAAAGCGAGGCGCAGACCGTCGCCCGCATCCGCGGCATCGGCACCGTCGGCGACAACGCCGGCCTGGAGTCGTCGGTGGGCGTGGTGATCGACGGCGTCTACCGGCCGCGCAACGGCGTCGGCTTCGGCGACCTGGGCGAGATCGAGCGGATCGAAGTGCTGAAGGGCCCGCAGGGCACCGTGTTCGGCAAGAACACGTCGGCCGGCGTGATCAACGTGATCACCCGCCGCCCCAATTACGAAACCAGCGTCGAAGCCGAACTGACCGCCGGCAACTACGGCGCGCTCGGCGTCAGCGGCGCGTTCAATTCGCCGCTGGGCGAAAAGGCCGCGTTCCGCGTGTACGCCACGCAACGCGAGCGCGACGGCTTCATCGACGTGCACACCGGCGCCGGCCCGCGCCGGGAGAAGGACGACTTCGACCAGAACTACCATTCGCTGCGCGGCCAGCTGCTGATCGAGCCCAACGACGACCTGGACATCAACTTCATCGCCGACTTCACCAGCCGCGAGGAGAACTGCTGCACCGGCGTGACCACCACCCGCGGCCGCACCGGCGACATCATCAACGCACTGTCGCCGGACGAAGGCGTGGCGCCGGTGGCCGACCCGTACGCGCGCCAGGCGTGGAGCAACCGCAGCACCGAGCAGGACATCAAGGACAAGGGCCTGTCGGCGGAGGTCAACTGGAACACGCCGTGGTTCGACGGCGCCACCTTGACTTCGATCACCGCTTGGCGCGACTGGGGCTCGATCAACGGCCTGGATTTCGATTTCTCCAGCGCCGATCTGCTGTACCGCGACGCCAAGAAGGACGAGTCGTTCACCGGCTTCGAAACCTTCACCCAGGAATTCCGCCTGACCGGCGCGACCGAGAAGGTCGACTGGATGTTCGGCGCGTTCTATTCCGACGAGGACCTGGAGCGCAACGAGACCTACCGCATCGGCAGCGCCTACGAACCTTATCTGTCGATCGCGTTGCTGTCGCTGATCAACCCGGCGCTGGGCGGATCGCCGACCGCGCCGCTGTTCCTGTCCGACGTCACCGGCGTGGCGCCCGGCACGGTGTTCGCCGGTTTCGGCGCCAACGACAAATACAAGCAGAACGCGAAGAGCTTCGCGTTGTTCACCAACAACACCTGGCATGCCACCGAAGGCCTCGACCTGACCCTCGGCTTGCGTTACACCACCGAAGACAAGGAATTGGATTCGCGCTACAGCAATCCCAACGGCAGCCCGGGTTGCCGCTCCTACTTCGGCCCGAACGGGCAGATCAGCCCGGAGGCGATCGGCCGCCTGGCCACGGCGTTGACCACGCGCGGCGTGCCCTTCGCGAACCTGCCGCCGGCGCAGCAGCAGGCCTTGATCAGCCGTATCGTCGGCTTCAGTTGCCTGCCGTGGGCCAACATCGCGCACGACGGCCGCGCCACGCATCAGGAACGCGAAGAGAAAGAGTGGTCCGGCACGCTCAAGGCCGCGTATCGCTGGAACGATCAGGTGATGGCCTACGGCTCGGTGGCGCGCGGCTACAAGGCCGGCGGTTTCAACCTGGACCGCGTGCAATCCAACAACGGCCTGTCCATCGGCACCGACGGCCTGATTCCGGTCAACGACACCTCGTTCCCCGGCGAATTCGTCGACAGCTACGAGCTCGGCACCAAGACCACCTGGCTCGGCGGCAACCTGCTGCTCAACGGCTCGCTGTTCTACCAGAAGTACGAGGATTTCCAGCTCAACAGCTTCCTCGGCACCAGCTTCGTGGTGCGTTCGATCCCGGAAGTGATTTCCAAGGGCGTCGACACCGAACTGCTGTGGCAGGCGAACAAGGGCCTGCTGCTGCAAGGCGGCCTGATGTACGCCGACACGCGCTACGGCGACGAGGCGCCGACTGCGGACTTCGTCGCCCCGGCCGGCAACCTGTACAAGCTGCCCGGCAGCCAGGTCAGCTTCGCGCCGTACTGGTCGGCCACGGCGGCCGTCACCTACGAATGGGAGTTCGCCAATTCGCTGATGGCGCGCTTCAACCTCGGCGCCAAGTACATGTCCGACTACAACACCGGCTCGGATTTGGATCCGGAAAAGATGCAGGACGCCTACACCATCGTCAACGCGCGCGTCGGTTTCGGCGCCAGCAACAAGCGCTGGATGGTGGAGCTGTGGGCTTTGAACCTGACCGACGAGGAATACGCGCAGGTCGGCTTCGATGCGCCGCTGCAGAACGTTTCGCCCGCGCCGGGCAACCCGTTCAATTCCTACAACGCCTTCCTTGGCGCGCCGCGCACGTATGGCATGACATTCCGCTTCAGCTACTGA
- a CDS encoding CinA family protein, translating to MTAYSDADLRALADALGQRLRADHDHLVTAESCTGGWIAKTVTDIAGSSDWFDCGMAAYSYEAKQALLGVRPQTLETHGAVSRETVIEMVSGALVNSGASVAVAVTGIAGPGGGTEDKPVGTVWIAWKRRGGYPKAELFHFDGDREAVRRQTVAAALRGLM from the coding sequence GTGACCGCTTACTCCGACGCCGACCTTCGCGCGCTCGCCGACGCGCTGGGCCAACGCCTGCGCGCCGACCACGATCATTTGGTCACGGCAGAAAGCTGCACTGGCGGCTGGATCGCGAAAACCGTCACCGACATCGCCGGCAGCTCCGATTGGTTCGACTGCGGCATGGCCGCCTACAGCTACGAAGCCAAGCAGGCGCTGCTGGGCGTGCGCCCGCAGACACTGGAAACGCACGGCGCGGTCAGCCGCGAGACCGTGATCGAAATGGTCTCCGGCGCGCTGGTCAATTCCGGCGCCAGCGTGGCGGTGGCGGTCACCGGCATCGCCGGACCGGGCGGCGGCACCGAGGACAAGCCGGTCGGCACCGTCTGGATCGCGTGGAAGCGCCGCGGCGGCTATCCCAAGGCCGAGCTGTTCCATTTCGACGGCGACCGCGAAGCGGTGCGGCGGCAAACGGTAGCGGCGGCGCTGCGAGGCCTGATGTAG
- a CDS encoding DHA2 family efflux MFS transporter permease subunit, protein MKSGRLLPLIVACALFIENMDSTVISTSLPAIAEDLATDPIALKLALTTYMLALAVFIPISGWVADRFGARPTFMTAIGVFLLGSVACAASVSLETMVAARFLQGMGGALMVPVGRLVLLRTVPKSELVQALSWLTIPALIGPVVGPPLGGFITTYFDWRWIFLINLPIGVLGIVLAKRFIPDIREPSVPLDWIGFLLTGVGLALAMFGFSTMGRHLVSAPLSIGALAIGTAALIAYAWHARRHPHPLLDLGLFRLATYRAGVLGGSLFRIGVGATPFLLPLMLQLGFGLTPVESGMLTFVSAVGAMFMKTIAANVLKRYGFRNVLVFNALIASAMLCGFGLFRPTTPHVFIICTLLISGCFRSLQFTSLNAISYAEVDSPKMGQASSLAGMMQQLSLSMGVAIAGYVLEIVGLVAHRPSTDVHNFYVAFAVVGLLSASSAWMMWRLPRNAGAEMAGHAQPGQEIAEPKVEQRPAT, encoded by the coding sequence ATGAAGTCCGGCCGGCTGCTGCCCCTGATCGTGGCCTGCGCCTTGTTCATCGAGAACATGGACTCGACCGTGATCTCGACCTCGCTGCCGGCGATCGCCGAGGATCTGGCGACCGATCCGATCGCGCTGAAACTCGCGTTGACCACGTACATGCTGGCGCTGGCGGTGTTCATCCCGATCAGCGGCTGGGTCGCCGACCGTTTCGGCGCGCGGCCCACGTTCATGACCGCGATCGGCGTGTTCCTGCTCGGTTCGGTCGCGTGCGCGGCGAGCGTGTCGCTGGAAACGATGGTCGCCGCGCGCTTCCTGCAAGGCATGGGCGGCGCGCTGATGGTGCCGGTCGGCCGACTGGTGTTGCTGCGCACGGTGCCGAAAAGCGAACTCGTGCAGGCTTTGAGCTGGCTGACGATTCCGGCGCTGATCGGGCCGGTGGTCGGGCCGCCGTTGGGCGGTTTCATCACGACTTATTTCGATTGGCGCTGGATTTTCCTGATCAACCTGCCGATCGGCGTGCTCGGCATCGTGCTGGCCAAGCGTTTCATTCCCGACATACGCGAACCGAGCGTGCCTCTCGATTGGATCGGATTCCTGCTTACCGGCGTAGGCCTCGCGCTGGCGATGTTCGGATTCTCGACGATGGGCCGGCATCTGGTCTCCGCGCCGCTGTCCATAGGCGCGCTCGCCATCGGCACAGCGGCTTTGATCGCCTATGCGTGGCACGCGCGGCGCCATCCGCATCCGCTGCTCGATCTGGGCTTGTTCCGCCTGGCGACGTATCGCGCCGGTGTGCTCGGCGGTTCGTTGTTCCGGATCGGCGTCGGCGCCACGCCGTTCCTGCTGCCGCTGATGCTGCAGCTGGGTTTCGGATTGACGCCGGTGGAATCGGGCATGCTGACCTTCGTGTCGGCGGTCGGCGCGATGTTCATGAAGACGATCGCCGCCAATGTGCTCAAGCGTTACGGATTCCGCAACGTGCTGGTGTTCAACGCGTTGATCGCCTCGGCCATGCTCTGCGGCTTCGGTCTGTTCCGACCGACCACGCCGCATGTCTTCATCATTTGCACGCTGCTGATCAGCGGCTGCTTCCGTTCGCTGCAATTCACCAGCTTGAACGCGATCAGCTATGCGGAAGTGGATTCGCCGAAGATGGGGCAGGCGAGCAGCCTGGCCGGGATGATGCAGCAATTGTCGTTGAGCATGGGCGTGGCGATCGCGGGCTATGTGCTGGAGATCGTCGGGCTGGTCGCGCACCGGCCGTCGACCGACGTGCACAATTTCTACGTCGCGTTCGCGGTGGTGGGGCTGCTGTCGGCCAGTTCGGCCTGGATGATGTGGCGGTTGCCGCGCAATGCCGGCGCCGAGATGGCGGGGCATGCGCAGCCCGGGCAGGAAATCGCGGAGCCGAAGGTCGAGCAGCGGCCGGCGACGTAG
- the lexA gene encoding transcriptional repressor LexA produces the protein MELSENQQAILALIAERIEADGMPPSQTEIARALGFKGVRAAQYHLEALEAAGAIERVPGRARGIRLLQPPVAPQRELALDDVASDAVRLPVLGQVAAGVPIGADIGSDDYVLLDRNFFSPAPDYLLKVKGDSMRDEGIFHGDLIGVHRTRDARSGQIVVARIDDEITVKLLKLGKDRIRLLPRNPDYSPIDVQPDQDFAIEGLYCGLVRPNR, from the coding sequence ATGGAACTGAGCGAAAACCAGCAAGCCATCCTGGCCCTGATCGCCGAGCGCATCGAGGCCGACGGGATGCCGCCGTCGCAGACCGAAATCGCCCGTGCCCTGGGCTTCAAGGGCGTTCGCGCCGCGCAGTACCACCTGGAAGCGTTGGAGGCGGCCGGCGCCATCGAGCGCGTGCCCGGCCGCGCGCGAGGCATTCGTCTATTGCAGCCGCCGGTCGCGCCGCAGCGGGAACTCGCTCTCGACGATGTCGCCAGCGATGCCGTGCGCCTGCCGGTGCTCGGCCAAGTCGCGGCCGGTGTGCCGATCGGCGCCGATATCGGCTCCGACGATTACGTGCTGCTCGACCGCAATTTCTTCTCGCCGGCGCCGGACTACTTGCTCAAGGTGAAGGGAGATTCGATGCGCGACGAGGGCATCTTCCATGGCGATCTGATCGGCGTGCACCGCACCCGCGACGCGCGCTCGGGCCAGATCGTGGTGGCGCGCATCGACGACGAAATCACTGTCAAGCTGCTCAAACTCGGCAAGGACCGGATCCGCCTGCTGCCGCGCAATCCCGATTATTCCCCCATCGACGTGCAGCCGGACCAGGACTTCGCCATCGAAGGCCTGTATTGCGGACTGGTGCGGCCTAATCGATGA
- the mutS gene encoding DNA mismatch repair protein MutS, translating to MSTAAQHTPLMRQFFAAKAEHPDVLLFFRMGDFYELFYDDARKAARLLDITLTQRGNSAGQPIPMAGVPHHAAESYLARLVALGESVAICEQIGDPAASKGLVERKVVRIVTPGTVTDEALLSERRDTLLMALSRNKHGYGLAWADLAGGRFLANEVVGEDALEAELSRLEPAELLLPDEDGWPAFVTARNGLRRRAPWLFDADNGRRQLLQFFNLHDLSAFGLEDGVFGKSGLAIAAASALLGYVEETQKQRLPHLTAIAIEASDGAIAMNAATRRHLELDTRVDGDTRNTLLGVLDTTIAPMGGRLLRRWLHRPLRDRRVIGERHHAVATLIEHGAERPLREHFRGLGDLERILSRIALRSARPRDLSTLRDGLAMLPALRALLDPLDSPRLRTLSAELGEHAAEAVLLGQALVEQPPVLARDGGVFAKGYDAELDELRELSTNADRFLVDLEQRERENSGIPTLKVGYNRVHGYYIEISKGQSARAPTHYTRRQTLTGAERYITEELKTFEDKVLSARERSLSREKLLYDGLLDALNGRLEPLKRCAAALSELDVLACFAERAQQLDWSAPQLRDEPGLEIERGRHPVVEAVREEPFTPNDLAFDDERRMLVITGPNMGGKSTYMRQNALIVLLAHIGSFVPAAKAILGPIDRILTRIGAGDDLARGQSTFMVEMAETSYILHHATERSLVLMDEIGRGTSTYDGLALADAVARHLAGVNRCYTLFATHYFELTALAEPNSGIANVHLDAVEHDDALVFMHAVKDGPADRSFGLQVAALAGLPKSVVRQARGRLAELERRGDSPKPSMAPAALDMPQQIGLFTPASAALDALASIDPDELTPKQALEALYRLKALQ from the coding sequence ATGTCCACCGCTGCGCAACACACGCCTTTGATGCGCCAGTTTTTCGCCGCGAAGGCCGAGCATCCGGACGTGCTGCTGTTCTTCCGCATGGGCGATTTCTACGAGCTGTTCTACGACGACGCGCGCAAGGCGGCGCGGCTGCTGGATATCACCCTGACCCAGCGCGGCAATTCCGCGGGCCAGCCGATCCCGATGGCCGGCGTGCCGCACCATGCGGCCGAAAGCTATCTGGCGCGCTTGGTGGCGTTGGGCGAATCGGTGGCGATCTGCGAGCAGATCGGCGACCCGGCTGCCAGCAAGGGCCTGGTCGAACGCAAGGTGGTGCGCATCGTCACGCCCGGCACCGTGACCGACGAAGCGTTGCTCAGCGAGCGCCGCGACACCCTGCTGATGGCGCTGTCGCGCAACAAACACGGCTATGGACTGGCCTGGGCCGACCTGGCCGGCGGCCGTTTCCTGGCTAACGAAGTCGTGGGCGAAGACGCGCTCGAAGCCGAACTGTCGCGCCTGGAGCCGGCCGAATTGCTGTTGCCCGACGAAGACGGCTGGCCCGCGTTCGTGACCGCGCGCAACGGCTTGCGGCGGCGCGCGCCCTGGCTGTTCGACGCCGACAACGGCCGCCGGCAGCTGCTGCAATTCTTCAACTTGCACGATCTGTCCGCCTTCGGCCTGGAAGACGGCGTATTCGGTAAGAGCGGGCTGGCGATCGCCGCCGCCAGCGCCCTGCTCGGCTACGTCGAGGAAACCCAGAAGCAGCGCCTGCCGCACTTGACCGCGATCGCCATCGAAGCCAGCGACGGCGCGATCGCGATGAACGCCGCCACGCGCCGGCACCTGGAACTGGATACGCGCGTCGACGGCGACACGCGCAACACCCTGCTCGGCGTGCTCGACACGACGATCGCGCCGATGGGCGGCCGCCTGTTGCGCCGATGGCTGCACCGGCCGTTGCGCGACCGCCGCGTGATCGGCGAACGCCACCATGCGGTCGCGACGCTGATCGAACACGGCGCGGAACGGCCGCTGCGCGAACATTTCCGCGGCCTGGGCGACCTGGAGCGGATCCTGTCGCGGATCGCGCTGCGCTCGGCGCGGCCGCGCGACCTGAGCACGCTGCGCGACGGCCTGGCGATGCTGCCCGCGCTGCGCGCCCTGCTCGACCCGCTCGATTCGCCGCGATTGCGCACGCTGTCCGCCGAACTCGGCGAACACGCCGCCGAAGCCGTCCTGCTCGGGCAGGCCCTGGTCGAACAGCCGCCGGTGCTGGCCCGCGACGGCGGCGTCTTCGCAAAGGGCTACGACGCCGAACTGGACGAATTGCGCGAGCTGTCCACGAACGCCGACCGGTTCCTGGTGGACCTGGAGCAGCGCGAACGCGAGAACAGCGGCATACCGACGCTGAAAGTCGGCTACAACCGCGTCCACGGCTATTACATCGAGATCAGCAAGGGCCAGTCCGCGCGCGCGCCGACGCACTACACGCGACGGCAAACGCTGACCGGCGCCGAACGCTACATCACCGAAGAGCTGAAAACCTTCGAAGACAAGGTGCTGTCGGCGCGCGAACGCTCGCTGTCGCGGGAAAAACTGCTGTACGACGGCCTGCTCGACGCGTTGAACGGGCGCTTGGAACCGTTGAAGCGCTGCGCCGCCGCGTTGAGCGAACTCGATGTGCTCGCCTGTTTCGCCGAACGCGCGCAGCAGCTCGACTGGTCGGCGCCGCAATTGCGCGACGAACCGGGGCTGGAGATCGAACGCGGCCGCCATCCCGTCGTCGAAGCCGTGCGCGAGGAACCGTTCACGCCCAACGACCTGGCGTTCGACGACGAGCGCCGCATGCTGGTGATCACCGGCCCCAACATGGGCGGCAAGTCGACCTATATGCGCCAGAACGCGCTGATCGTGCTGCTCGCGCACATCGGCAGCTTCGTGCCGGCGGCGAAGGCGATCCTCGGCCCCATCGACCGCATCCTGACCCGCATCGGCGCCGGCGACGACTTGGCGCGAGGGCAATCCACTTTCATGGTCGAAATGGCCGAGACCAGCTACATCTTGCATCACGCCACCGAGCGATCGCTGGTGCTGATGGACGAGATCGGCCGCGGCACCTCCACCTACGACGGTTTGGCGCTGGCCGATGCGGTCGCGCGGCACCTGGCCGGCGTCAACCGCTGCTACACCCTGTTCGCCACGCACTATTTCGAACTGACCGCTCTGGCGGAGCCCAATAGCGGCATCGCCAATGTGCATTTGGATGCCGTCGAGCACGACGATGCGCTGGTGTTCATGCACGCTGTGAAGGACGGCCCCGCCGATCGCAGCTTCGGCCTGCAGGTCGCCGCGCTCGCTGGCCTGCCCAAATCGGTGGTGCGGCAGGCGCGCGGCCGGCTGGCCGAGCTGGAACGACGCGGCGACTCGCCCAAACCGTCGATGGCGCCCGCCGCGTTGGACATGCCGCAGCAGATCGGCTTGTTCACGCCCGCCTCCGCCGCGCTCGATGCGCTCGCCTCGATCGACCCCGACGAGCTGACGCCGAAACAAGCCCTGGAAGCGCTGTACCGTTTGAAAGCGTTGCAGTGA
- the katG gene encoding catalase/peroxidase HPI, with product MNKPETAQPKCPFVHGRGTGNRDWWPNQLDISVLHQNTPDSNPMGVDFDYAKEFDSLDLDAVVKDLHALMTDSQEWWPADYGHYGPFFIRMTWHAAGTYRVGDGRGGGGRGQQRFAPLNSWPDNGNLDKARRLLWPIKQKYGRKISWADLMILTGNVALESMGFKTWGFGGGRADSWEPENHIDWGQEKTWLGDERYANDNRELDGHLAAVQMGLIYVNPEGPNGNPDPAKAAIDIRHTFARMAMNDEETVALIAGGHTFGKAHGAGPVHHVGKEPEGSDIEHQGLGWANSFETGMAGHTITSGLEGAWTPTPTKWDNSFFDTLFGHEWELTKSPAGAHQWKPKDSASADAVPDAHDPKKKHPPMMLTTDLALRVDPAYEKISRFYHQNPDKFAEAFAKAWYKLLHRDMGPLPLHRGKLSPKEPLIWQDPIPAVDHPLIDGGDIAELKKKLLASGLSVSQLASTAWASASTFRGSDKRGGANGARIRLAPQKDWEANNPAELAKVLAKLEQIQKDFNASAAGGKKVSLADLIVLGGAAAVEKAAKDAGHDIAVPFAPGRMDASQEQTEVESFAYLEPKADGFRNYLRTPNKIAPEALLVDRAQLLTLSAPEMTVLVGGLRVLGVGEPEHGVLTARPGTLSNDYFVNLLDMGTKWKGVDGREGVFEGRDRKTDKVKWTATRADLVFGSHSQLRALAEVYAAADAKEKFVKDFVAAWDKVMNLDRFDLK from the coding sequence ATGAACAAGCCAGAGACTGCACAGCCCAAATGCCCGTTCGTCCACGGCCGGGGTACCGGTAACCGCGATTGGTGGCCCAACCAGCTCGACATCAGCGTGCTCCACCAGAACACGCCCGACTCCAATCCAATGGGCGTCGACTTCGACTACGCGAAAGAATTCGACAGCCTCGATCTCGACGCCGTGGTCAAAGACCTGCACGCGCTGATGACCGATTCGCAGGAATGGTGGCCCGCCGATTACGGCCACTACGGCCCGTTCTTCATCCGCATGACCTGGCACGCCGCGGGCACCTACCGCGTCGGCGACGGCCGCGGCGGCGGCGGTCGCGGCCAGCAGCGCTTCGCTCCGCTCAACAGCTGGCCGGACAATGGCAATCTCGACAAGGCGCGCCGCCTGTTGTGGCCGATCAAGCAGAAGTACGGCCGCAAGATTTCCTGGGCCGACCTGATGATCCTCACCGGCAACGTCGCGCTGGAATCGATGGGCTTCAAGACCTGGGGCTTCGGCGGCGGCCGCGCCGATTCCTGGGAACCGGAGAATCACATCGACTGGGGCCAGGAAAAAACCTGGCTGGGCGACGAACGCTACGCCAACGACAACCGCGAACTCGACGGCCACCTCGCCGCCGTGCAAATGGGCTTGATCTACGTCAACCCGGAAGGCCCGAATGGCAATCCCGATCCGGCCAAAGCCGCGATCGACATCCGCCACACCTTCGCGCGCATGGCGATGAACGACGAGGAGACCGTCGCCTTAATCGCCGGCGGCCACACCTTCGGCAAGGCGCACGGCGCCGGTCCGGTGCACCACGTCGGCAAGGAACCCGAGGGTTCCGACATTGAGCATCAAGGCCTGGGTTGGGCGAACAGCTTCGAAACCGGCATGGCCGGCCACACCATCACCAGCGGCCTGGAAGGCGCGTGGACGCCGACGCCGACCAAGTGGGACAACAGCTTCTTCGACACGCTCTTCGGCCACGAATGGGAGCTGACCAAGAGCCCGGCCGGCGCCCACCAGTGGAAGCCGAAGGACAGCGCCAGCGCCGACGCAGTGCCGGACGCGCACGATCCGAAGAAGAAGCATCCGCCGATGATGCTCACCACCGACCTTGCGCTGCGCGTGGATCCGGCGTACGAAAAGATCTCGCGCTTCTACCATCAGAACCCGGACAAGTTCGCCGAGGCGTTCGCCAAGGCCTGGTACAAGCTCCTGCACCGCGACATGGGCCCGCTCCCGCTCCATCGCGGCAAGCTGTCGCCGAAGGAGCCGCTGATCTGGCAGGACCCGATTCCCGCAGTCGATCATCCGCTGATCGATGGCGGCGACATCGCCGAATTGAAGAAGAAACTCCTCGCCTCGGGCCTGTCCGTATCGCAGCTCGCGTCCACGGCCTGGGCCTCCGCATCGACCTTCCGCGGTTCCGACAAGCGCGGCGGCGCGAACGGCGCGCGCATCCGCCTGGCGCCGCAGAAGGATTGGGAAGCGAATAATCCGGCCGAACTGGCGAAGGTGCTGGCCAAGCTCGAGCAGATCCAGAAGGATTTCAACGCATCCGCCGCGGGCGGCAAGAAAGTGTCGCTGGCGGACCTGATCGTGCTCGGCGGCGCGGCGGCGGTCGAAAAAGCCGCGAAGGATGCCGGCCACGACATCGCCGTGCCCTTCGCGCCCGGCCGCATGGACGCGTCGCAGGAGCAGACCGAAGTCGAATCGTTCGCCTACCTCGAGCCCAAGGCCGACGGCTTCCGCAACTATCTGCGCACGCCGAACAAGATCGCGCCGGAAGCGTTGCTGGTGGACCGCGCGCAACTGCTCACGCTCTCGGCGCCGGAAATGACCGTGCTGGTCGGCGGCCTGCGCGTACTGGGCGTGGGCGAGCCCGAGCACGGCGTGCTCACGGCGCGTCCGGGAACGCTGAGCAACGATTATTTCGTCAACCTGCTCGACATGGGCACGAAGTGGAAAGGCGTGGATGGCCGCGAAGGCGTATTCGAAGGCCGCGATCGCAAGACCGACAAGGTCAAATGGACCGCCACGCGCGCCGACCTGGTGTTCGGTTCGCATTCGCAGCTGCGCGCGTTGGCCGAGGTCTACGCCGCCGCCGACGCGAAAGAGAAGTTCGTCAAGGACTTCGTGGCGGCGTGGGACAAGGTGATGAATCTGGATCGCTTCGATCTGAAGTGA